GCCTAAGCAAATAGGTGTCCACGCGAACGCTCATTGAACCTGAATACTACGGGATATAGCTCATACCTAGTTGTGTTAAACAAAGGTCTCTCTTTAACCCACCATCTGAAATATTAGCAGTGGGTCATGAAGGCCTGCAAGTAGGTCACTACCTGAGACTGTTCATAACCAAGTTAGTCGAATTACATTCTCTGCTCTTCAAACTACTGCTACTATATTATGGATGTTACTCGAAAGTGATTTTTAACACTactttgtttctcttttgtaCACAAGTAATACTGTTCTGACTCTAGTGTTGCCATGAATGAATGCCCAGTGTGTGGTGCGAATAAGGGCAAAGAACTCCAAATGCATCACTTCGACTTCCAcggatatttgaagaaacgaATTGCGGAATTCAAGTCTCAGAAAAGGAGTCGGAGAGTTGCCGCTTCTGGAAGGCCAGTTCATAGCTACATATTCTGTGATGCAGTGTTCAACAGTGAGAGTGGACTTAGTCGACGTAGAACCAGCAAGCATGCGGACGGACATTCAGCACCAACTATTATGTGTCCTCTCTGCAGAGAGAATATTAAAGTCACACtgatgcttttatttttttttgttgaagtgaTTCTATCAAACCCATACGTGTAAAACCACCGTGAACTCGCAGAGCATGCTCATCAACAGCATGCTGAAGAATCAGACGAGTTGTGGTGGAGACCATCCGATTCCAGGATTCAAAAGTTTCCATAAAAAAACTCAAGCATGAGATGTTGGAAGGGCAAGCAAACGTGAGGATGGACATGCTTCTCCAGTTGCTCATTGCGCTTACGACTGAGTTGGAAGAGGAGCGGGAGATCATGGTTGGAATCTTAGGCAAGACATCTTTGTTTGATCGATTGCACTCTATACCATTTAgaaggagagaagaagaaggtaCAGGCGCCACCAACACCACCACACGTTGGCTGTCAACAAATACTGTGGGCAGCAGCAACATGTCGCCGTTGTTGGTCCTGGAGCCTGAGAAGTGAGAGACAATGGAAATTCGTATCGTGTGGAAGAGCACTATTGCCCATGCGACGAGCATCTAAGATTTCGAGAATAGACTTCAGTGTTCAAGTTTTAGATGCCGGTAGTTGTTTCCAGTTCAACAATCATTGCCGCAGTGGTGCATGTCCCTACGCTTTTGCGTGCCGTTGTCCTATGGATGTGAAGAGCTGCGTAAGTTCTGTGCACGTCCACGCAGCAGTAATGTACGCAGCATCATGCAAATCTAGCAGCCTATTAATCTTCGTAAACTTTCGATTCTAACCATCCACGTCTCTAGGCCGCCGTTCGCAGCAGGAAGCTGTTTCCTCTGTGATTGTTGAAGAAACTGAAGGTGGACAATTGGACCTTACAGCAGCGACGGAGATGAAGAGATGATGGAAGTAGTGGTGAAAGACGATGTGGAAAATAAGGAGGTGGCAAGAGGTTCGACGGATATAGAGGACCGCCACaaagatatttttcaaaggatgGAAATGGTTATTGTAgtcaattttcgtttttgtgtGTCATAAACCAATAATATGCGTTTAGGCGTGGGCGTCAGCTCCTAAGAGTGCTCTTAAACTGAGAACCAACAGAAGGCACGCAAATGGAGTTAGAGCAGGCGCTacagtaaataaagtaaaggaaacaaaaagagatTAGGCTTGTTGGCAGCGAATATGGGAAGGAGCGGAAACACTCCTTGCCGTCGAGACATGCCTTCGGTCGGCCGTTCTCAAGCACTGACACCGATAAAGAAACTGCGCAAGGTCTGAAACCACCCatatgcaaaaagaaatcctctgAAATATTTGTTCAGCGCTCTCTTCTACGCAAGGATGAGCAGGCTAAGCGGAAACCAACTGTGAACATACCTACGCGTGGGATAAGAGGGACGTTTGCCTTCGGATGCAGCCGAACAATGGCACCAGCCATCAAATTTGTTAGATTCAGTGTCCAACATGCAAAGATTAGATGCATACCGAATGCATCAGCAAAGCATGTCCTCCTGACGGCACTAAACTGGACGAATTGATAGATAGCATGTAGAATAACAGAACAGGTGTGCTTATTTAGCAGTTTACTTGTGTACGAAGAAATATAGCTGTAAACATTAATGTAAGcacaaatacaatttgtggttATCTATAGTGTACAACCTTGGTACAACACACTTGTGAGCTCCCCTTCCAGAAcatccaatggttcgcatGATCATGTgcatgcgacaacaaaggatgacaAAAGGTACAGCAAACGATGTTTGGTGAAACGTGAAGAAGAAAGGCTAAAGGTGTAGAGAAAGTTGTCGAAGACAGCGTGAAGatgaaaattatagaaattatGAGTCCCCACGTAATCGCATGCATTAGAAGCAGGGTCAAACGtgtgttgagaaattctcaacatggggtcgtaagagggggtcggaaaattaagaaaaaattcaagtaggggtcggaaaatcagaaaaaatgaaaggagcaaagaaaaactggagacggggttgtcgttttcaaacaaacacatattaaggtgtacaaaatgaagtgtaatttaggtatgcgacattcagcagaaaaacaggagtgaaaactgcttcttttcagaagtagtgctgaaacttgaaggatgatcagcagtgaatggcatgtttttatcgcatatcagaagatattcaaagtgaaacgtattctaaggctttttttcaggtcccgatatctgcgactaaaaaatggaagagttgtctcaaagaagaaaaaacgtcaatgatgcatattcagtacttgagttctgtttaatataaaaataaatgatatagaataaataattttttttttaatattagaaTAAACGACTGAAGAAGATTCGCGGTTGCAGTTGAGGAGGACTATTGTAGcataaaaagttaggataaaaagagggtacacaaaccaaaaaatgatttttaaaaaattcattcttcataattctggtaatgaaactactgcgctttttgagccaatcttgaaaatggacgacttagcattttttgctgctctaactgatgcttgatgacgtcggagtcgcttcggtggcacaaaccaaaacaattgaaatcttgaataaatgtgatgcataataaataaagtgataatgttgtgatgtgataaaataggaaacccatcattttaaatgcaattaactacctgaaagtttatgttctttcaaaaaatcgactttttgtcaaacccatcaagtttaagcactacaaaattacagttctacaaaacaaaattacaaaattacagtctaCCCAACAAAATTGTctgttactaatttatatgaaagaaatgaaactaaccagaaGTGACTTCGTATTTAGTACCATAAAAAgcaatcttcatagcttgcacagtgctttggcactcttcgtcacagccaattcaatatattgaagatctgCAGTTGTACGGGAACGCAAcgtcgaaaattcgcttaggaacggatgacaaacgagatcttcagaagctaacagaagtgtaagagtactaagtaaaagtagaagcatagctgcAATCAAAAGCAAGTACGCTGGCTCAAGTTGGGTAGTGTAGTGCAGACTTATTTATGCGCGATTACAAAGACTTCGATAAGGACATCTGTTAATTGGCCATTACACACTCTGTTGAAATAGGGCTGATGTCAGTGATGAACAAAAATTGGATGGCTCAACGAGATGTTGCGCTGTTTCTATTGTGacggtcagggatcaatcctTGCAAAGgtgctatttttgcatttggcttaaaagaatttagagagcacatttctcatcctacagtgacgaacttcttactttcagtcgaaaaagcaattctgatgctgctactgagcgaaaaaaagacatctacaggcaCAATTAGGGTTAAAAATAGcacaaagtaggctccacaaatttctgaatatctgcgctaaaagtgaattttatgcaataaagctggctgcgatctgtagagagagatttcttctatatttctacaaagtttggtggCTCTAGCTTTGCAGTCgagggttttccttgatgctctacCCAAATATGGAGTCGAATGTTTCAACGGCGCTACCGTGTCCTCGCaacggaaaagaaaagcgaggtctcagattttcggcaacacgtcaaaatctgtgtgacttcgaacaaattttcataactctgctcatagtttataaaaacgaattcggTTTCAAGTatgttgtagaggaagatttttgctatcatatttttttttacttttttacaggtAGTTTTcctctctaaaaaaaagctagttgagaaaaagttgagaaaaatgccaaatttctcaacttttgcTCAaataggtttcaaaaaaaaaccagagggtccCTACAAAAGATTTCTTAACCATtttatagcgcaaatcttcctctacacaaCGCAGCCAGCTTTATCTTCTTATGTCTCTTCgttagtgagttattcatgtttatttcaaggtaacaaaatccgacctgtccagcagtaatttccaattaagaccTGGTTTTAATCACTAAAATAACCTCCATATAACACTTGTATGTGGCAAACAGTGCTCTaaacacaatttcaaaaaattttcggtgaaatgttcttctcagtgatttttttcggttctgcaaaaatctagattccggcggggatcgaactctcatctgttcatttccattgtcgatgagtaaaattgtttattaatagttggaaatagtgtgaaaattgttttaaaaggtgttctccttcttttccagctgttgtttcgttttgcaaaaataatggtcccggcggggatcgaacttttgttcattgtttaaaacttttatttttcttgatcttcttccatctggcacacgtcacgcagcatcttgaacatataattaacatgaacatataatttctagttactatttattccattaatatcgctgcattacaatatgtattttgttttacttgtagcattactattttttaaaataatttattatttgtttattacatcgtattgttttaatttatttattaggcgtttatttgttttttaaattttttattatacccaaattttgattgctgtgtgggcagctatactggtaggaacgagatgaggATTTTGTTTTGGGAGGGTCTgcgaggggggggggaggtcgtttttgggagggATTTTTCATAACTATACGCTTGATCCTGATTAGAAGACATGCACATTACAATTGTGTGTGGGAATGTACACCAACACACTTAGGAGGCAACCCATTAAACAcataaatcaaagaaatgatagaaaacaaaactaaccTGACAGATTCTCAAAGACAGAAAAGGCGTAGAGATCAAAATCGTGTGCCGGTATCTGGACCGCTCCTGCGCTCCTATCTCGGCCGAGCAATAGTGAGGCTGGAGCGTGCAATTGTCGCATATGCAGATGAGGGCGCCACCTCTGCTCTTCAAGTGTGGTGTTAGCGGTTGGTGGTGAGGGATGATAAagaagtttattattattattattgatattattattacccaTTAAGTATTCACAGAGTGATGTCCACTAAATAAATGTCCACATAACGAGCATGAACAATGACCAGTATCTGTAATGGTGCGAAGGAGTTATATAATTCCTTCTTATTGCCCTATTAGTCGAGCGTTAAGGCTAATGCCTCAGAAtacaggtggttcagtggtagtgACAATTTATTGATAGGTGAACGACAGTGTGCTCATTGGGGGCCACAAACACAGGAATGACCGTTGTGGGCGGTCATTAACAAAATAACCTCATCTGCAATCgttgaataaacaaacttcGTGGGTGGTCATCTCGATAAGATGACTGCCAAATTATAACTCTTTTCAATGCCGAATGTTTGTATAACGGATATATGATACTGTGCACAAAGTACAGCATAACAACAACACACAATTGGGGTCCTGATACAAATGTCAGGACGCTCCGGGCCAcacaattaaaaatattaaaaccAATATGCCAATGATCACCGGATGATAAGTTTCAACATTTGCTTCATTCGACTGCAGCTTGTTGGAGTTGGCGTCGTTATTCGGAGTCCGAGAATCAACTACGAACACTCATAGTTGATCTTGTTCAGGAGCCCACAcatcttatttttcaaatgtgcgGCCTTCGGCGCGGCAGGCTTATTAGTAGAATTAGTactcttttttgagtttttatttatttttttaattgtaaatGTGCTTATTATGATGATATGATGTATGATTCGAACTTGATTATTGCCTATGTTGGCAAATTATCCACGCAGTGATCTTGCTAAATAGGTTCAGTAACAAGCAAACCATTCTCCAAGCGAATTTGATCATACTATCCGTTAGCGACAGCGTTTTGGCTACCATCAAGATCATTGTGGGTCCGAATAAGTACGTTAAAGCAGTGGCTAAAGCCAATGTGGCGCAAGACGTAAGGGCTATATGTCAGTGCATTTTTGTGGTATTCATTAGTGGATTCAGATCAGGCAGATCAAAATTAAGTAATGAATTCTTCGCATCTAGCTCTTGCACTTCTGTCTGCGAGAacaaatttctcttgcttcttggATGGTACAAGAGTGTTTCCTGTAGATCAAAGATAACATTCTTGCCATCACATGATGTGTGGCACACTTGTGATACTACCGAATATTCGAAGTCTAAAATAACTTGCACGGAAGTATTTGTTGGGCCGCATTCAATGGGGAAAACGTGATTCTCGCACTGTACTGTAACCCACGAGTTTATTGATGACTTGCAAAGGAAATCGATTCTTGCGCCTTCGCTACAGCTGTAGCACCCTTTGACCCCACGAACCAAGATCTCACATGGTTGATTGATTATGAACTCAGTGCCGCCAATAAGCAAATTGGATTCTATTGCGAGAGTGATCTCTCCTTGCTTGGAGAGCGCATAGATTTCTTTGCTATCACTGAAGATTTCCGTGAACGGAGTGCGTATGGGCATTACATTTAACActtctttcctcaaattttggaGTGAATCATGTGGACACTGACATGTTTGCGGTGCTTTCATATTTTCGCACGAACAGATCATGCGATTTGTGCAGTTCACAAAGGCATCGAGAGCAGATGCTTCTGACTCGCATTCGACGGGAAGTTGATAATGATCTGGTAGCATCATAGCCTCCATTGGGGTTACAGCGAATCTTTTGTCCATCAATGGAGAACGaggtttttgcaaagaaatgacTGTCAACGATAATTCATCATACTTTTGTGTAACATAAGGTTGTAAACTGAAAGATTTCAGCTTTCCTCTATTATAAAGCATGAAATCAACATCAATTTGGATTATTGGTTGCCATTCCATGCAACTTACTACTTCAAAGACAGTCTGTGTCTTCTTCGGAACATGGGCAGTTCTCAAAAACGTGCACGCTGGAAATGGTAGGAAGCAACCGTATGCTATACCGCTGCATGTCTTACCACAAATTGAATATCCTGGATATGGAGATGATCTTTTGAACTCAGAAATTATTTCATCCAGCTTGATTCTACTGCACCTTGACTGAGTGCAAGAGCCCATTTGCAAGCATCTTGTTGTGTGGTAGATCTTGAGTTTCGTCTCTCTACTGAAGAATAATGAAACCTTAGAGCAGGACAGTTTCATTGGTCTCGAACGTATCTTTATAAGTCCGATAGTTTTGTTAGCATGATTAAGCTGAATACAAAGATTGGAGTTGATTCTATTGAATAGAACTTCCTCGTTGTAATTATAAGTGCAGTTTCCGCGATTTTCGCAGACTACTTCTACACTATGCCGCATATATCCATGCTGGCAAGTAATTACTTTGCTTGCTAGTGCCAAGAGTGCGACACAAATCAACAAAGTGGACGGTATATTGATCGGATGTGGATTGAATGTTTTCATTGGAattgtttcttcttcggaTGTGGAATTCGAAGTTCCTTTCCGTTTTGCATTTCGTGTGCATTTAATTAACCATATGATCAACATGATGCTATTGATCGAAGAGTAACTAACACTGTTAAAGTGATTATGGATCCAGGAGGCCAACAGTGAGGATTACCTATAAGATCTTTGCTCATTAGCGAGGCCGATTTCTCGCAAAAGTCTGGCGGTTCGCACTGCATAGTCGAGAAGACCACTGAGCTCTCACTTTCAGATCGCAACGTAATCGTGCTACTTTCATCTAATGatgatttttccaattcaaaTATATACGATTTCGGTACGTTAGACATAAGTCTGCACATTGTGTTGATGCAAAACTCAAATCTTGATGAAGGAGGCATTACTTCTACTCTCCCTTCATTGCACTTTATTGAGTTGTTCTCATGTGCTGTCACTGGACCTATAGTTCATAATGCCAACATAGCCATCAGCAGATATGTGGATACCTGTCTACTTGAAGAAGTGGAGGGTCGGTCAagacttctttcaaattcttggATGACCTTTAAGGCACGTGTTTTCGATTGTCTAGTTGGACGAATTCTGCAGGAAGATGATTCTGCTAAATCTACTCTTTCTTTCTGGTGTATCTCCCTCTCAGAAGTGGAGTCTTTTTCAAGTTCTGAAAGTGAGTCTTCCACAGAACTACGTATTTCCAAGGGGTACAACTTGTTGAGTGCTCTTTGGATAACTCTTTTGTTTGGCGTAAGGAGTTTTACTGATCTTATAAGATCTGCACTTGGTACTGTTTCTAGTACTTTGCCGTACATCCAATTACAACGTGGAAGAAATTCTTGCTCGATAAGTacaatttctccaatttgCGGTGTATTTGTCACATGCCGCGGTTGTTTTAGTAGCACTCTCTGGTTATCTCTCAAAGATGTAAGATATGCTTTGTTCTATCGCTCCCAAAATACTGTAGCGATCGTTTCCGAAAACATTAATGCTTCTtgtgcttgcgcaactgtctgAAGCAACTCGGAATCATATAACGTATCACCATTACCGCACTGTAACTGCGTGCTTGGAATAGAGTACTTTAGATTTTCTTGTAGGAAATCGATAGGTCTTATCGGTATTTCATCAAGATCTGTTGCACTTACTTTTGTCAACGGGCGAGTATTAATTATCGCTTCAATTCTTGAAATTACTATAGTCATTTGTtcaaatgacaattttttgcgtccaatacttttttgaaagcatcTCTTCACGGAGCCAACCATTCTTTCCCATGTGCCTCCCATCCATGGTGAAGCAAGTGGATTGAAAATCCACTTTATGCCTTCTGAGGCACTGTAGCTCATCACGGAACTaccattttcatcattttccaggaacaaattttcaatcacTTTCGATCCCAGTTTAAAATTCGTTCCGCAATCAGTTCGGATGAGTTTTGGAACACCTCTTCGAGATATAAAACGGACGAAGCTGCTTAAAAGTGCACCAGCTGACAAATTTTCGACCACTTCAAGATGCACAGCCCTGGTAGTGAGGCATCTGAACAAACAGACGTACATTTTCTGTCTGATGTTTGACTCAAATGGTCCGATGTAGTCGCATCCAACATTTGCAAAGGGTTTGGTTATTATTACCCGATCTGTTGGTAATGGTGGCATCTTTGGTGCTCCATATGGCAGTCCGTGGCATTTCTTACACGTAATGCATGTACGCAGATATTTCTTGATTACTCTGGATGGCTGGGGAATCCAAAATCGTTGTCTTGCCAGCGCTAATGTCTGTTCTTTGCCGCAGTGTGCGTTTTCATAATGTAGGTCATGAATGATTAGCCTGGCTAGTTCCGAGTAATTCGGAATGAAAATTGGCACTTCTGTGTCATATGGTAAATTGGCGTTCTGAATGCGTGACTTGTATCGAACCGAGACGAGAAAGGTATCGAATGATACCTTTCTCGTCTCTGATAATCTTCTGATTTGGGAATCgcttttgcaatttttgcacGTTGATGTTTTCGTGAATAGCTGCTAAGATGAGTTTCTCAGAGATCTCCATATCCTCCGCAGCAATCGCCTCTGCAGTTGTATATAGAGAGAGTACGTTTAGCGTAGTCGATGTTGATCTGGTGTAGTTACACCGTTTCACACATTTACTCAGCAATTTTCCAACAACTGAGAATGTTCGAAGAGCTGTTTTGTAGCGGGAGAAACGAGCTAGATCTATTATTAAAAGGAATGATTCCGCTGACTCGTTTGTGGCTTCAACATTCACATGTTGATTgtcttctatttcttcgtaAGACTGATCAGAGCTGAGGTTATCTATGGATCGAATAAGCCAAGTTTGCTGGTCGCACTCTAGCCATCTGGGTCCTCTCACCCAATCATGCTCACTAATAAGGCTTGCCGTTGTGCCTCGAGTTCCAACGTCTGCTGGATTATGATGTGTTGGAACATGAAATAGATGTACTGGGATGGATTTGACTTCGATTTGAGTCTTCAATCTCAAAATGCGATCCTTCTGATAAGTCACGAATATCGGAAGTTTGCGTGAAGACCTAATCCACTGAAGTGCTATTTCGCTATCACTGGCGACATTTacggaaataatttcaatgtttATTGAATCAAGAATGGTTTTCGcgattcgcagtcctattaaGATAGCCAACAATTCCAAGCGTGGTATAGTCTGCTGGATCTTTTTTGGTGTTAGCTTGCTCTTTCCACTAATCAATCTCAAGTGATCTCATTAGTGTTTTCGCAACTCAGATATGCGCATGTCGATATTGCCATTTTGCTGGCATCACAAAACACCCATAAGGAAATTCTTGAGTTGTGAGACGTGGGAGAACGTAGCAATGGTCGATTGACCCTTATACATGCATTGTTTATCTCTTGTGTTACAGAATTCCATCTAATACACAGTGCTTGCGGAACGAATTGTTTCCATTCTATCCCTGTATCATAAATTTCTCTCATTAGAGACTTCAGTTTGATGATCAGTGGGCTTGCGAAGCTTATAGGATCATAGATCGAGTTTATCTGGCTTACGATATCACGTttggttagtttttctttttgtggaattgTTACTTTCATCACAAATTCGTCGGATTTGGTGTCATATTTGACGCCAAGAAGTTTTATGTTGTCTGTGGGCGCTCTATTATCTTCTGGGATAGCTCTGTTAACTTCAACTGAGTTAAATATATTTTCGTAAATTCATGCCGATTTCACGGAAAATATTCCTTGAAGCAGTATATTTTTCTAGTGCTCCATCTTCGGTGGTGGCGCATAAGAGAATATTGTccacataaatatttttttgcaatctccAGTGagagtggagtattcttatggTTTAAATATGCCAGAATGGCAATGTTAAGAATACTTGGTGCCGAGGTGTTACCGAAGGGCAAACAATTAGATCTGTATTCTGATATGTTGTCTCGATTTGGAGGCTTATTCATGTCTTTCAGCCATAAAAACCGACATAAATCTTTATGATCTTCCACTAGTCTGATTTGCGTGAAAGCCGCTTCAATATCgcataaaagaataattttactGGTTCTACTTGCAACTATAACATCATGAATTTTGTTCACGAAGGATTCTCCTGTGTAGATCACATCATTCAGCGAAAGCTGTCCGACTCTCTTAGAGGAAGCATCAAACACTATCCTCAATCCTTTTCCGCTTCGAAACTCCAGAATGTGGCATGTA
This is a stretch of genomic DNA from Necator americanus strain Aroian chromosome II, whole genome shotgun sequence. It encodes these proteins:
- a CDS encoding hypothetical protein (NECATOR_CHRII.G6548.T1) produces the protein MRVADDLHALRRIMPLAAREVRFSRVSDWTIMKEETVLSYLVREEVERTMIEIQRDRTVKVTVIIKEIMKSCVLVNTRLGDYKCWPKGKEDKSPWRGDKPEVSLSFGELWLTNHSETADVPSDLRKMFLRTDVGTRGTTASLISEHDWVRGPRWLECDQQTWLIRSIDNLSSDQSYEEIEDNQHVNVEATNESAESFLLIIDLARFSRYKTALRTFSVVGKLLSKCVKRCNYTRSTSTTLNVLSLYTTAEAIAAEDMEISEKLILAAIHENINVQKLQKRFPNQKIIRDEKEVPIFIPNYSELARLIIHDLHYENAHCGKEQTLALARQRFWIPQPSRVIKKYLRTCITCKKCHGLPYGAPKMPPLPTDRVIITKPFANVGCDYIGPFESNIRQKMYVCLFRCLTTRAVHLEVVENLSAGALLSSFVRFISRRGVPKLIRTDCGTNFKLGSKVIENLFLENDENGSSVMSYSASEGIKWIFNPLASPWMGGTWERMVGSVKRCFQKSIGRKKLSFEQMTIVISRIEAIINTRPLTKVSATDLDEIPIRPIDFLQENLKYSIPSTQLQCGNGDTLYDSELLQTVAQAQEALMFSETIATVFWER
- a CDS encoding hypothetical protein (NECATOR_CHRII.G6547.T1), whose translation is MLIIWLIKCTRNAKRKGTSNSTSEEETIPMKTFNPHPINIPSTLLICVALLALASKVITCQHGYMRHSVEVVCENRGNCTYNYNEEVLFNRINSNLCIQLNHANKTIGLIKIRSRPMKLSCSKVSLFFSRETKLKIYHTTRCLQMGSCTQSRCSRIKLDEIISEFKRSSPYPGYSICGKTCSGIAYGCFLPFPACTFLRTAHVPKKTQTVFEVVSCMEWQPIIQIDVDFMLYNRGKLKSFSLQPYVTQKYDELSLTVISLQKPRSPLMDKRFAVTPMEAMMLPDHYQLPVECESEASALDAFVNCTNRMICSCENMKAPQTCQCPHDSLQNLRKEVLNVMPIRTPFTEIFSDSKEIYALSKQGEITLAIESNLLIGGTEFIINQPCEILVRGVKGCYSCSEGARIDFLCKSSINSWVTVQCENHVFPIECGPTNTSVQVILDFEYSVVSQVCHTSCDGKNVIFDLQETLLYHPRSKRNLFSQTEVQELDAKNSLLNFDLPDLNPLMNTTKMH
- a CDS encoding hypothetical protein (NECATOR_CHRII.G6547.T2), which translates into the protein MDKRFAVTPMEAMMLPDHYQLPVECESEASALDAFVNCTNRMICSCENMKAPQTCQCPHDSLQNLRKEVLNVMPIRTPFTEIFSDSKEIYALSKQGEITLAIESNLLIGGTEFIINQPCEILVRGVKGCYSCSEGARIDFLCKSSINSWVTVQCENHVFPIECGPTNTSVQVILDFEYSVVSQVCHTSCDGKNVIFDLQETLLYHPRSKRNLFSQTEVQELDAKNSLLNFDLPDLNPLMNTTKMH
- a CDS encoding hypothetical protein (NECATOR_CHRII.G6548.T2) yields the protein MVTGQDITLVTDRAIKAPPIPYQLQELTLLLGINTAMSAIMKDRILRLKTQIEVKSIPVHLFHVPTHHNPADVGTRGTTASLISEHDWVRGPRWLECDQQTWLIRSIDNLSSDQSYEEIEDNQHVNVEATNESAESFLLIIDLARFSRYKTALRTFSVVGKLLSKCVKRCNYTRSTSTTLNVLSLYTTAEAIAAEDMEISEKLILAAIHENINVQKLQKRFPNQKIIRDEKEVPIFIPNYSELARLIIHDLHYENAHCGKEQTLALARQRFWIPQPSRVIKKYLRTCITCKKCHGLPYGAPKMPPLPTDRVIITKPFANVGCDYIGPFESNIRQKMYVCLFRCLTTRAVHLEVVENLSAGALLSSFVRFISRRGVPKLIRTDCGTNFKLGSKVIENLFLENDENGSSVMSYSASEGIKWIFNPLASPWMGGTWERMVGSVKRCFQKSIGRKKLSFEQMTIVISRIEAIINTRPLTKVSATDLDEIPIRPIDFLQENLKYSIPSTQLQCGNGDTLYDSELLQTVAQAQEALMFSETIATVFWER